In Desulfovibrio aminophilus, the DNA window TGGACCTGGACCTGTGCACGGCAGTCGGAACCGGCCTGGCCCTGCGGCCCTGGCCCGGCCAGCCGCCGCTGCTCGACCTGCTCCAGGGCATCGACGCCACGTTCCGCGAGGCGCCCGGCCCGCGGCCCGGAGCCCGGGCCGTGGCCTACATGAACCAAGCCCGGCTGCGCGTGGACGTGCTCCTGCCGCTCACGGGCCGGGAAAGGGGGGGCAGGCCCGCACCCGGGCTGGGCAGCCACGGCCAGCCCCAGCGCTTCCTGGACTTCCTGGTCCAGGACCCGGTCCAAGCCGTGCTGCTCACCGGCGGCGGGGTTCTGGCCCACGTTCCGCAACCCGCGCGCTTCGGCCTGCACAAGCTCCTGATCTCACGGCAGCGCCCGGCCATCGAACAGGCCAAGGCCCGCAAGGATCTGGCCCAGGCCGGGCAGCTCCTGACCCTGCTCCTGGAAATCGACCCCGAGGCCGTGGAAGCGGCCTGCGCGGACCTGGCCGCTCGCGGACCGGGCTGGAAAAAGCACGCCCTGGCCGCGCTTCAGGGATTGGACGCCGAGGAGATCGCGGAGCGGGCAGCAGGGATGCTCACGGCCGGGTGACCGGGGTGAGGCTCCCGATTCCGTTGGCATGCCGGGCCACGGCCTCGCGGCACGGCCGGCGGGAGTGCGGCATCCGGGAGATCAGGTCGTAGCGCTTTCCCGTATACCCCCACACCGGACAGCTTGGGTCGTCCCCGCTGTGCGGCCCGCCTCCGGCGAAAAGGACCTCCCGCGGCCCATTGCGTAGCGGCCCGACGGCCATGCCTTCGGGGTCGCCGGAGATATGGTCCCAGATGATCCTCCAGTTCCCGTCCGGCCCGCGCCGCAGGAGCTGGAACGGGCACCCGCCCGTGCCGCAATAGAACGGGCCGGTGAACATGGCGAAAATCTCCGGCTCCCCGTCCCCGTCCATGTCCTCCAAGGCGATGAAGACATCGGGCCGCCTGTCGGGGGCGTCCAGGTCCGCCTGCTCCACCAGGCCCCATTTCTGCGCGAGGTTCAGCAGGAGGACCAACTCGCGCTCCTCGGCATGCCCCTGGCCGTCGAACTCCAGGAACTTCCACGCCTCGCGCTTCCCGGCCAAGGCCGGTACCGCCGGGGCGAAAAGGAGCAGGCAGGTCGCGATACACAGGAGGCGTTTCATGGTTTTCTCTTTCCGGGATAATATGGCACTAGGTGTCATCCGAAATTAACCATCTATTTCGACGCCTTGGCTCCTCAACGGGAAACCTGTTCCTTGATCCTTTCGTCCTGTTCATATCGAACTCCTTTTTCGTCCACAACTCACCAGATTCAATGGTCTTTCCCCCTCAAGTTTCAGCCCCACTTCGGGGGGTGTGGAAAGGCGTGGGAGGCTCTCGTCTTCTCCGCCCCCCCTTCGGGGGTTTATTGAAAGGCGAAGAGCCGGAAGCCTTTCCCGCATTTCTATCATCCCCCGAAGGGGGCGAAGGCGGAGGCATCCAGCCGCGCCACCTGCACGACCGTCTGGCCGGTGAAGCCCATCAGGCGCGTGAACTTGGGCCAGCGGGGGTCGGGTCGGTCCAGGTCCGCGCGCAGGGCCAGGACGTGCGACTTGCCCAGCCGGGCGGCCTCGGCCCGCAGCCAGAGGGCGTCCTGACGCAGGGAGCGCAGCACGCGCGGCCCGAAGCGCGACAGCTCCAGATGGGCCTCCAGGTTGTCCGGCCCCTCGGCCAGGGCCCCGAAGCCGTAGACGCCCCGGCCGTCGTAGAGTTCGAAGAAGCGGTAGCGGTCCAGGTCCGGCAGATAGGCCAGGGCCGAGGGAATGTCGCGGCTCGCGCGGACGCTCATTTCTCCCTCCCGAAGGGGTTGAAGTCGTTGATGGTGCGCTGGGGCAGGCTGCCCGAGCGGGCCGGGCGGAAACCCACCGCCAGGTAGCGGAAGGCGTCCGTGGCGTGGCTCGTCCAGTCGTGCAGCGGCAGGGGCCGGAAGGCGTTCATCCGGTCCGAGTACTCGCGGCGGTAGTGGCGCAGGGCCTCCACGCCCTGCTCGCAGCGCCCGGCGTCGAAGCGGCAGCGCGGCAGCAGGGCGCGCACCGCGTTGATGCCGTCGGCCAGGGGGATGTTCGGGCAGACCTCGAAGCGCAGGCCCAGGCTTCGGGCCATTTCCAGCCGGGACTTGCCCGTGCCCAGCTCGCGCACGCGGATGTCGTGGGGCGCGATGTGGCTGCCGTAGGTGTAGGGCTTGTCGCCCAGCACCCGGGCGTAGTGGTCCAGGCCCACGCCGGAGTTCTCGTAGTAGTCCACCAGCCGGATTTCTCCGCCGGGCGCGGCCTGGAAGAACCAGACCGCCGTGGAGTCGGACATGCCCAGGTCCCAGGCCGTGTGCACGGGCATGGCCGGGTCGTGGGGAACCCCGCCCAGGCGGCCGTCGCGCTCCAGGTCGGCCATGAGCCCGCCGAAGTAGGCCCCGCGCACCGCCGCCGTGAACGAGCACTCGAATTCCTGCTCGTACTCCTCGGGGCTCATCTCCCGCTGGGCGGCGGCCAGCTCGTCCGGGTCCAGCAGGCCGGTGAAGCTCGCCCGGTAGAGCCCGGCGTACCAGTCCGGGTCGCGCTGGGCCCGGCGGAAGAGGTCGTGGAAGACGTTGCGGCCCTGGGGCGTGCCGATGAACAGGGCCCAGCCCTTGCGGTCGGCCAGGGCCGGGCGGATGACCTCGCTCCAGACCCGCAGCGGCATCTGGGCCATCTCGTCGAACACCGCGCCGTCCAGGTAGACCCCGCGCAGGGAGTCCGGGTCGTTGGCCCCCAGCAGGCGGATGCGCGCGCCGTTGGCCAGGTCCGCGCGCAGCTCGGACTCGCTGAAACGGGCCTCCACGCCGGAGTCCGGCCCGCAGTAGCGCTTGAGATAGTCCCAGACCACGGTCTTGGCCTGCTTGCAGTAGGGCGCGATGTAGGCCCCGCGCCAGTCCGGCCGGTCCGTGGAGAGCGCCGCCGCGATGAGCCGGTTCACCGAGAGCACGGTCTTGCCGAAGCGACGGTGGCAGACGAGCACGGAAAAACGTTTCAGCCGCGACTCGATCTCGGCCTGCCAGCGGTGCGGGGCGTAGAGCGCGGACGCCCTGGGAGCCGTTTCCGGGGCCGGGGCTTCAAGCGCCGGAGCCTCCGGGGCCTTGGCCTTCTTCCTCGGGGCCATGTCAGCGGCCCTCCCGGCGGGTCTTGAGCTGGTCCTTGATCTCCTGGAGCACGGCCTGGATGCTCACGATCCGCTCCTCCACCCGCTCGACCTTGAGGGCCGTGGCCTGTCCCTCCTCCAGCCGCCGCTCCACGCGGCAGATCTGGTCCTCGGCGGCGCGCAGGCGCTCGCCCAGCCCGCTCACCAGGGCGGCGGCCACGGCCAGGGCCGAGGCCACGGAGAGCAGCGTGCCCAGGTCCAGACGGCGCTCCAGCCGCCAGGTTCCCGACGGTTCGCGCGCGGGGGTCACTTGCCGCCTCCCAGGGCGTCGCGCACCCCGCGCACCGCGCCGGGCAAGTAGTCGCCC includes these proteins:
- a CDS encoding terminase large subunit domain-containing protein; its protein translation is MAPRKKAKAPEAPALEAPAPETAPRASALYAPHRWQAEIESRLKRFSVLVCHRRFGKTVLSVNRLIAAALSTDRPDWRGAYIAPYCKQAKTVVWDYLKRYCGPDSGVEARFSESELRADLANGARIRLLGANDPDSLRGVYLDGAVFDEMAQMPLRVWSEVIRPALADRKGWALFIGTPQGRNVFHDLFRRAQRDPDWYAGLYRASFTGLLDPDELAAAQREMSPEEYEQEFECSFTAAVRGAYFGGLMADLERDGRLGGVPHDPAMPVHTAWDLGMSDSTAVWFFQAAPGGEIRLVDYYENSGVGLDHYARVLGDKPYTYGSHIAPHDIRVRELGTGKSRLEMARSLGLRFEVCPNIPLADGINAVRALLPRCRFDAGRCEQGVEALRHYRREYSDRMNAFRPLPLHDWTSHATDAFRYLAVGFRPARSGSLPQRTINDFNPFGREK
- a CDS encoding GSU2403 family nucleotidyltransferase fold protein is translated as MKRLPLVVHTLYAELADLCRAEPPAPWPLSGSLVRVPVKTQEHWYYQKSRRTSPGPYQQRGYLGPVSNADLAARVAVFEEAKAAFQERAGLVTALKAAGAPAPTGRLAGLLLGLSEAGLLERAVLVGTAAFQAYGPMLGVRFGPSSFQTLDLDLCTAVGTGLALRPWPGQPPLLDLLQGIDATFREAPGPRPGARAVAYMNQARLRVDVLLPLTGRERGGRPAPGLGSHGQPQRFLDFLVQDPVQAVLLTGGGVLAHVPQPARFGLHKLLISRQRPAIEQAKARKDLAQAGQLLTLLLEIDPEAVEAACADLAARGPGWKKHALAALQGLDAEEIAERAAGMLTAG